A genomic region of Actinomycetota bacterium contains the following coding sequences:
- a CDS encoding CPBP family intramembrane glutamic endopeptidase — MADPTDPPTPPGQQPWPRTPADPPAWAPPPGTPPPDAWSQPQTMPFGVPVEGPYRVPPGQAGPPGPPGRNPVPPPPGPPRLLRKELGLILLLAFAPSLLGLLFLALGAAATGETEAEVAPSLIGIVIDLFISWSPVLVIGYLLARSREGWPGIGLTRFRGGDLAMGLILWVASFILVLVLAQLFQYFGTREVDFLSENLPLWFRSLQAVLIAVTAGVTEEIVVRGYAQTRLEQLRASTAAILLLPTVLWAALHVYQGLGAALTIFGLGLMYAWYFQRTRRLWPLILAHVLFDMTQLVFILTGV; from the coding sequence GTGGCCGACCCGACCGATCCGCCGACACCACCGGGCCAGCAGCCCTGGCCGCGGACGCCGGCCGACCCCCCCGCATGGGCTCCCCCACCGGGCACTCCGCCGCCGGACGCCTGGTCCCAGCCCCAGACCATGCCCTTCGGGGTGCCGGTCGAGGGGCCGTACCGGGTCCCACCGGGCCAGGCCGGGCCGCCCGGGCCGCCGGGGCGCAACCCGGTGCCGCCGCCGCCCGGCCCGCCCCGGCTGCTGCGCAAGGAGCTGGGCCTGATCCTGCTGCTGGCCTTCGCGCCCAGCCTGCTCGGGCTGCTGTTCCTGGCCCTGGGAGCCGCGGCCACCGGCGAGACCGAGGCCGAGGTGGCGCCGTCGCTGATCGGCATCGTCATCGACCTGTTCATCTCCTGGTCGCCGGTGCTGGTGATCGGCTACCTGCTGGCCCGCAGCCGCGAGGGCTGGCCCGGGATCGGCCTCACCCGCTTCCGCGGCGGCGACCTCGCCATGGGGCTGATCCTGTGGGTGGCCAGCTTCATCCTGGTGCTGGTCCTCGCCCAGCTGTTCCAGTACTTCGGCACGCGCGAGGTCGACTTCCTGTCCGAGAACCTGCCCCTGTGGTTCCGGTCGCTGCAGGCGGTGCTGATCGCCGTCACCGCCGGGGTGACCGAGGAGATCGTGGTCCGCGGCTACGCCCAGACCCGCCTCGAGCAGCTGCGGGCCTCGACCGCCGCCATCCTGCTGCTGCCGACCGTCCTGTGGGCCGCGCTCCACGTCTACCAGGGGCTGGGGGCGGCGCTGACCATCTTCGGCCTCGGGCTGATGTACGCCTGGTACTTCCAGCGGACCCGGCGGCTGTGGCCGCTCATCCTGGCCCACGTCCTGTTCGACATGACCCAGCTGGTCTTCATCCTGACCGGCGTCTAG